From Saimiri boliviensis isolate mSaiBol1 chromosome 9, mSaiBol1.pri, whole genome shotgun sequence, a single genomic window includes:
- the LAMA5 gene encoding laminin subunit alpha-5 isoform X3: MGCCCFRDLSRGGLWPFMEESAHGVSPLCQRVFHVAYVLIKFANSPRPDLWALERSTDFGRTYQAWQFFASSKRDCLERFGPQTLERITRDDVAICTTEYSRIVPLENGEIVVSLVNGRPGAMNFSYSPLLRDFTKATNIRLRFLRTNTLLGHLMGKALRDPTVTRRYYYSIKDISIGGRCVCHGHADVCDAKDPTDPFRLQCTCQHNTCGGTCDRCCPGFNQQPWKPATASSANECQSCNCHGHATDCYYDPEVDRRRASQSMDGTYQGGGVCIDCQHHTTGINCERCLPGFYRSPDHPLDSPHACRRCSCESDFTDGTCEDLTGRCYCRPRFSGERCDSCAEGFTGFPRCYPVPSSSNDTGEQVLPAGQIVNCDCSAAGTQGNACRKDPRVGRCVCKPNFQGTHCELCAPGFHGPGCQPCQCSSPGVADDRCDPDTGRCRCRAGFEGAMCDRCAPGYFHFPLCQLCSCSPAGTLPEGCDEAGRCPCRPGFAGPHCDRCHPGYHGFPNCQACTCDPRGALDQLCGVGGVCHCRPGYMGTACQECSPGFHGFPSCVPCDCSTEGSLHAACDPRSGQCSCRPHVTGLRCDACVTGAYNFPYCEAGSCHPAGLALVDPALPEAQAPCKCRAHVEGPSCDRCKPGFWGLSPSNPKGCTRCSCDPRGTLGGVAECQPGSGQCFCKPHVCGQACSACKDGFFGLDQADYFGCRSCRCDIGGALGPSCEPRTGTCLCRPNTQGPTCSEPARDHYLPDLHHLRLELEEATTPEGHAVRFAFNPLEFENFSWRGYAQMAPVQPRIVARLNLTSPDVFWLVFRYVNRGPTTVNGRVSVQEEGRSAACANCTAQSQPVAFPPSTEPAFITVPQRGFGDPFVLNPGTWALIVEAEGVLLDYVVLLPSAYYEAALLQLRVTEACMYRPSAQQSGDNCLLYTHLPLDGFPSAASVEALCRQDNSLPRPCPTERLSPSHPPMVTCTGSDADVQLQVAVPQPGRYALVVEYVSEDAHQEVGAVVHTPQQGPQQGLLTLQPCLYRTLCRGTARDSQDHLAVFHLDSEASVRLTAKQARFFLHGITLVPMEEFSPEFVEPRVHCISSHGAFGPGSAACLPSRFPKPPQPIVLRDCQVLPLPPGLPLTHAQDLTPVTSPAGPQPRPPTAVDPDAEPTLLREPQATVVFTTHVPSLGRYAFLLHGYQPAHPAFPVEVLINAGRVWQGHANASFCPHGYGCRTLVVCEGQVLLDVTHSELTVTVRVPEGRWFWLDYVLVVPENAYSSGYLREEPLDKSYDFISHCAAQGYHISPSSSPLFCRNAAASLSLFYNNGARPCGCHEVGATGPTCEPFGGQCPCRAHVIGRDCSRCATGYWGFPHCRPCDCGARLCDELTGQCICPPRTVPPDCLLCQPQTFGCHPLVGCEECNCSGPGVQELTDPTCDADSGQCKCRPNVSGRRCDTCSPGFHGYPSCRPCDCHDAGTAPGVCDPVTGQCYCKENVQGPRCDQCSLGTFSLDAANPKGCTRCFCFGATERCRSSAYTRQEFVDMDGWVLLSTDRQVVPHERRPGTEVLHADLRQVPETFPELYWQAPPSYLGDRVSSYGGTLRYELHSERQRGDVFVPMESRPDVVLQGNQMSIAFLEPVYPMPGHAHRGQLQLVEGNFRHMETRNTVSREELMMVLASLEQLQIRALFSQTSSAVSLGRVALEVASPGSQGALASNVELCLCPASYRGDSCQECAPGFYRDIKGLFLGRCIPCQCHGHSDRCLPGSGICVGCQHNTEGPRCERCQAGFMSSGEDPSAPCVSCPCPSQCPSNNFAEGCILRGGRTQCLCKPGYAGASCERCAPGFFGNPLVLGSSCQPCDCSGNGDPNLLFSDCDPLTGACRGCLRHTTGPRCELCAPGFYGNALLPGNCTRCDCAPCGTEACDPHSGRCLCKAGVTGQRCDRCQEGHFGFDGCGGCRPCACGPAAEGSECHPQSGQCHCQPGTRGPQCRECAPGYWGLPEQGCRRCQCPGGRCDPHTGHCTCPPGLSGERCDTCSQQHQVPVPGGPGGHGIHCEVCDHCVVLLLDDLEQAGALLPAIRQQLHGINASSAAWARLHRLNASIADLQSQLRIPSGPRHETAQRLEVLEQQSESLGQDAQRLGGQAAGTRDQAGRLLAGTKATLSRAKMLLATIRAMDGTLSELTSQMGHLGLGNASAPSAEHLRRTLAEVERLLREMRARDLGAPKSAAEAELAAAQRLLARVQEQLHGLWEENQALATRTRDWLAQHEAGLMDLREALNRAVGATREAQELNSRNQERLEEALQRKQELSRDNSTLRATLNAARDTLASVFRLLHSLDQAKEELERLAARLDGARTPLLERMRTFSPAGSKLPLVEAAEAHAQQLGQLALNLSSSILDINQDRLTQRAIEASSAYSRILQAVQAAEDAAGQALQQADHTWATVVRQGLVGQAQQLLANSSALEDAVLQEQRRLALVRTTLRGAGTQLRDVRARKDQLEAHIQEVQAMLAMDTDETSKKIAHAKAVAAEAQDMAAHVQSQLQAMQESVERWQGQYEGLQGRDLGQAVLDAGRSVSTLEKTLPQLLAKLSVLENRRAHNASLALSASISRVRGLIAQARGAASKVKVPMKFNGRSWVQLRTPRDLADLAAYTALKFYLQDPEPAPGQGAGDHFVMYMGSRQATGDYMGVSLRDKKVHWVYRLGDAGPAVLSIDEDVGEQFAAVSLGRTLQFGHMSVTVERQMIQETKGDTVAPGAEGLLSLQPEDFVFYVGGYPSNFTPPPLLHFPGYRGCIEMDTLNEEVVSLYNFERTFQLDTAVDRPCARSKSTGDPWLTDGSYLDGTGFARITFDSQMSTTKRFEQELRLVSYSGILFFLKQQSQFLCLALRDGSLVLLYDFGAGLKEAVPLQPPPPLTAASKAIQVFLLGGSRKRVLVRVERATVFSVEQDSALEQADAYYLGGAPPDQLPPSLRQLFPTGGSVRGCIKGIKALGKYVDLKRLNTTGVSAGCTADLLVERAMTFHGHGFLPLALPNVAPLTGDVYSGFGFHSTQDSALLYYRPSPDGPCQVSLQQGHVTLRLLRTEVKTQGGFADGVPHYVTFYSNTTGVWLYVDDQLQQMKPYRGLPSERHPQPEGPPRLLLGGLPESGTFHNFSGCISNVFVRRLLGPQHVFDLQQNMGSVNVSTGCAPALPAQTSRLGPGGLQASRRKASRRSRQPSQDPACMLPPYLRTTRDTYQFGGSLSSHLEFVGILAPHRNWPSLSLHVLPRRPRGLLLFTAPVKPGSPSLVLFLSNGHFVAQMEGLGPRLRVQSRQRSRLGHWHTVSVRWEKNRILLLVDGTRAWSQEGPSWQHQGVEHPQPHTLFVGGLPASSHSSKLPVTVGFSGCVKRLRLHRRPLGAPTRLAGVTPCILGPLEEGLFFLGSGGVVTRATLPDVSLELEVRPLAVAGLILHLGQAQAPPYLQLEVTEKQVLLRADDGAGEFSTSVTRSSVLCDGQWHRLAVTKVRNVLRLEVDAWSNHTEGPMAAVASASAPLYLGGLSGECGLGLAWRGGAAPQDPPPSHPPVMQNEAEAGWVTDASEWPVDSGCPPTSRLPSPLPPEPMAARPWPPAYRGCMRRLVVNQSPVAVTGSAEVHGAVGTGGCPAA; the protein is encoded by the exons gctgcagtgcacctGCCAGCACAACACCTGCGGGGGCACGTGTGACCGCTGCTGCCCTGGCTTCAACCAGCAGCCGTGGAAGCCTGCGACCGCTAGCAGTGCCAACGAGTGCCAGT CCTGTAACTGCCATGGCCATGCCACCGACTGTTACTACGACCCCGAGGTGGACCGCCGCCGTGCCAGCCAGAGCATGGATGGCACCTATCAGGGTGGGGGTGTCTGTATCGACTGCCAG CACCACACCACTGGCATCAACTGCGAGCGCTGCCTGCCCGGCTTCTACCGCTCCCCCGACCACCCTCTCGACTCGCCCCATGCCTGCCGCC gctgcagctgtGAGTCTGACTTCACGGATGGCACCTGTGAGGACCTGACGGGCCGCTGCTACTGCCGGCCTCGCTTCTCCGGGGAGCGGTGTGACTCGTGTGCCGAGGGCTTTACCGGCTTCCCGCGCTGCTACC CGGTGCCCTCGTCTTCCAATGACACCGGGGAGCAGGTGCTGCCAGCCGGCCAGATTGTGA ACTGTGACTGCAGCGCGGCAGGGACCCAGGGCAACGCCTGCCGGAAGGACCCGCGCGTGGGACGCTGCGTGTGCAAACCCAACTTCCAAGGCACCCATTGTGAGCTCTGTGCACCAGGGTTCCACGGGCCGGGCTGCCAGC CCTGCCAGTGTTCCAGCCCCGGAGTGGCCGATGACCGCTGTGACCCCGACACAGGCCGGTGTAGGTGCCGGGCGGGCTTCGAGGGGGCCATGTGTGATCGCTGTGCCCCCGGCTACTTCCATTTCCCTCTCTGCCAGT TGTGCAGCTGCAGCCCTGCAGGAACCCTGCCCGAGGGCTGTGACGAGGCTGGCCGCTGCCCATGCCGGCCTGGGTTTGCTGGACCTCACTGTGACCGCTGCCACCCTGGCTACCATGGTTTCCCAAactgccaag CCTGCACCTGCGACCCCCGGGGAGCCCTGGACCAGCTCTGTGGGGTAGGTGGTGTGTGCCACTGCCGCCCTGGCTACATGGGCACCGCCTGCCAGGAATGCAGCCCCGGCTTCCACGGCTTCCCCAGCTGTGTCC CCTGCGACTGCTCCACTGAAGGCTCCCTGCACGCGGCCTGTGACCCCCGGAGCGGGCAGTGCAGCTGCCGGCCCCATGTGACAGGGCTGCGGTGTGACGCTTGTGTGACTGGCGCCTACAACTTCCCCTACTGCGAGG CTGGCTCTTGCCACCCTGCCGGTCTGGCCCTGGTGGATCCTGCCCTTCCTGAG GCACAGGCTCCCTGTAAGTGCCGGGCTCATGTGGAGGGGCCAAGCTGTGATCGCTGCAAACCTGGGTTCTGGGGACTGAGCCCCAGCAACCCCAAAGGCTGTACCC GCTGCAGCTGCGACCCCAGGGGCACACTGGGTGGAGTTGCTGAGTGCCAGCCA GGCAGCGGCCAGTGCTTCTGCAAGCCCCACGTGTGCGGCCAGGCCTGCTCGGCCTGCAAGGACGGCTTCTTCGGCCTGGATCAGGCCGACTACTTTGGCTGCCGCA GCTGCCGGTGTGACATTGGCGGTGCGCTGGGCCCAAGCTGTGAACCGAGGACGGGCACCTGCCTGTGCCGCCCCAACACCCAGGGTCCTACCTGCAGCGA GCCTGCAAGGGACCACTACCTCCCGGACCTGCACCACCTGCgcctggagctggaggaggccACCACGCCCGAGGGCCACGCCGTGCGCTTTGCCTTCAACCCCTTGGAGTTCGAGAACTTCAGCTGGAGGGGCTATGCACAGATGGCGCCCGTCCAG CCCCGGATCGTGGCCAGGCTGAACCTGACCTCCCCTGACGTTTTCTGGCTCGTCTTCCGATATGTCAACCGGGGGCCCACGACCGTGAATGGGCGGGTCTCTGTGCAAGAGGAGGGCAGGTCGGCCGCCTGCGCCAACT GCACAGCGCAGAGCCAGCCCGTGGCCTTCCCACCTAGCACGGAACCTGCCTTCATCACCGTGCCCCAGAGGGGCTTTGGAGACCCCTTTGTGCTGAACCCTGGCACCTGGGCCCTGATCGTGGAGGCCGAAGGGGTGCTCCTG GACTACGTGGTTCTGTTGCCCAGCGCGTACTACGAGGCGGCACTCCTGCAGCTGCGGGTGACCGAGGCCTGCATGTACCGGCCCTCTGCCCAGCAGTCCGGGGACAA CTGCCTCCTCTACACACACCTCCCCCTGGATGGCTTCCCCTCGGCCGCCAGTGTGGAGGCCCTGTGTCGCCAGGACAACAGCCTGCCCCGGCCCTGCCCCACAGAGCGGCTCAGCCCATCGCACCCACCGATGGTCACCTGCACGGGCAGTGAC GCGGATGTCCAGCTCCAGGTGGCAGTGCCGCAGCCGGGCCGCTACGCCCTGGTGGTAGAGTACGTCAGCGAAGATGCCCACCAGGAGGTGGGCGCGGTCGTGCACACCCCCCAGCAGGGCCCTCAGCAGGGCCTGCTTACCCTGCAGCCCTGCCTGTACCG CACCCTGTGCCGTGGCACTGCCCGGGATTCCCAGGACCACCTGGCGGTCTTCCACCTGGACTCCGAGGCCAGCGTGCGGCTCACAGCCAAGCAGGCGCGCTTCTTCCTG CACGGGATCACTCTGGTGCCCATGGAGGAGTTCAGCCCGGAGTTCGTGGAGCCCCGCGTGCACTGTATCAGCAGTCACGGTGCTTTTGGCCCCGGCAG TGCCGCCTGTCTGCCCTCGCGCTTCCCAAAGCCGCCCCAGCCCATCGTCCTCAGGGACTGCCAGGTGCTCCCGCTGCCACCCGGCCTCCCGCTGACCCACGCACAGGACCTCACGCCGGTCACGTCCCCAGCCGGACCCCAGCCTCGGCCCCCCACTGCTGTGGACCCTGATGCAGAGCCCACCCTGCTGCGTGAGCCCCAG GCCACTGTGGTCTTCACCACCCACGTGCCCAGCCTGGGCCGCTATGCCTTCTTGCTGCACGGCTACCAGCCGGCCCACCCCGCCTTCCCCGTGGAAGTCCTCATCAACGCTGGCCGCGTGTGGCAGG GCCACGCCAATGCCAGCTTTTGCCCACATGGCTATGGCTGCCGCACCCTGGTGGTGTGTGAGGGCCAGGTCCTGCTGGATGTGACTCACAGCGAGCTCACTGTGACCGTGCGTGTGCCTGAGGGCCGGTGGTTCTGGCTG GATTATGTACTCGTGGTCCCTGAGAACGCCTACAGCTCTGGCTACCTCCGGGAGGAGCCCCTGGACAAGTCCTATGACTTCATCAGCCACTGTGCAGCCCAGGGCTACCACATCAG CCCCAGCAGCTCACCCCTGTTCTGCCGAAATGCTGccgcctccctctccctcttctatAACAACGGAGCCCGTCCGTGTGGCTGCCACGAAGTGGGTGCCACGGGTCCCACCTGTGAGCCTTTCGGGGGTCAGTGTCCCTGCCGCGCCCACGTCATTGGCCGTGACTGCTCCCGCTGTGCCACTGGCTACTGGGGCTTCCCCCACTGCAGGC CCTGCGACTGCGGCGCCCGCCTCTGTGACGAGCTCACGGGCCAGTGCATCTGTCCGCCGCGCACCGTCCCTCCCGACTGCCTGCTGTGCCAGCCCCAGACCTTCGGCTGCCACCCCCTGGTGGGGTGTGAGGAGTGTAACTGCTCAGGACCCGGCGTCCAGGAGCTCACAGACCCTACCTGTGACGCGGACAGCGGGCAGTGCAA GTGCAGACCCAATGTGAGTGGGCGCCGCTGTGACACCTGCTCTCCGGGCTTTCATGGCTACCCCAGCTGCCGCCCCTGTGACTGCCATGACGcaggcaccgcgcccggcgtgtGTGACCCTGTCACCGGCCAGTGCTACTGCAAG GAGAACGTGCAGGGCCCCAGGTGTGACCAGTGCAGCCTTGGGACCTTCTCCCTGGATGCTGCCAACCCCAAAGGCTGCACCCGCTGCTTCTGCTTTGGGGCCACGGAGCGCTGCCGGAGCTCAGCCTACACCCGCCAGGAG TTCGTGGACATGGACGGCTGGGTGCTGCTGAGCACTGACAGGCAGGTGGTGCCCCATGAGCGGCGGCCGGGGACGGAGGTGCTCCACGCAGACCTGCGGCAGGTGCCCGAGACTTTCCCGGAGCTGTACTGGCAGGCCCCGCCCTCCTACCTGGGGGACCGG GTGTCATCCTATGGCGGGACCCTCCGTTATGAACTGCACTCAGAGAGGCAGCGAGGAGATGTCTTCGTCCCCATGGAGAGCAGGCCGGACGTGGTGCTGCAG GGTAACCAGATGAGCATCGCGTTCCTGGAGCCGGTGTACCCCATGCCTGGCCACGCTCACCGCGGGCAGCTGCAGCTGGTGGAG GGGAACTTCCGGCACATGGAGACTCGCAACACTGTGTCCCGTGAGGAGCTCATGATGGTGCTGGCCAGCCTGGAGCAGCTGCAGATTCGTGCGCTCTTCTCGCAGACCTCCTCTGCCGTCtccctgggcagggtggcacTGGAGGTGGCCAGCCCAGGAAGCCAGGGGGCCCTGGCCAGCAATGTGGAGCTGTGCCTGTGCCCTGCCAGCTACCGGGGAGACTCATGCCAG GAATGTGCCCCTGGCTTCTATCGGGACATCAAAGGTCTCTTCCTGGGCCGATGTATCCCATGTCAGTGCCACGGACACTCAGACCGCTGCCTCCCTGGCTCTGGCATCTGTGTG GGCTGCCAGCACAACACCGAAGGGCCCCGCTGCGAGCGCTGCCAAGCTGGCTTCATGAGCAGCGGGGAGGACCCCAGCGCCCCCTGTGTcagctgcccctgcccctctCAGTGCCCTTCCAACAA CTTCGCTGAGGGCTGCATCCTGCGAGGCGGCCGCACCCAGTGCCTCTGCAAACCTGGTTACGCAGGCGCCTCCTGTGAGCG gTGTGCGCCCGGCTTCTTTGGGAACCCGCTGGTGCTGGGCAGCTCCTGCCAGCCTTGTGACTGCAGTGGCAATGGTGACCCCAACCTGCTCTTCAGCGACTGCGACCCCCTGACAGGCGCCTGCCGTGGCTGCCTGCGCCACACCACCGGGCCCCGCTGTGAGCTCTGCGCCCCCGGCTTCTACGGCAACGCCCTGCTGCCCGGCAACTGCACCC GCTGCGACTGTGCCCCATGTGGGACAGAGGCCTGTGACCCCCACAGCGGGCGCTGCCTGTGCAAGGCGGGCGTGACTGGGCAGCGCTGTGACCGCTGTCAG GAAGGACATTTCGGCTTCGATGGCTGTGGGGGCTGCCGCCCATGTGCTTGTGGACCGGCCGCCGAGGGCTCTGAGTGCCACCCCCAGAGTGGACAGTGCCACTGCCAACCAGGGACCAGGGGACCCCAGTGCCGAGAGTGTGCCCCTGGCTACTGGGGGCTCCCTGAGCAGGGCTGCAGGC gctgccAATGCCCTGGGGGCCGCTGTGACCCTCACacaggccactgcacctgccccccGGGGCTCAGTGGGGAGCGCTGTGACACCTGCAGCCAGCAGCACCAGGTGCCTGTTCCGGGCGGGCCTGGGGGCCATGGCATCCACTGTGAAG TGTGTGACCACTGTGTGGTGCTGCTCCTGGATGACCTGGAGCAGGCCGGCGCCCTCCTCCCCGCCATCCGCCAGCAGCTTCATGGCATCAATGCCAGCTCCGCCGCCTGGGCCCGTCTGCACAGGCTGAACGCTTCCATCGCTGACCTGCAG AGCCAGCTCCGGATCCCCTCGGGACCCCGCCATGAGACGGCACAGCGGCTGGAGGTGCTGGAGCAGCAGAGCGAGAGCCTCGGGCAGGACGCACAGCGACTGGGCGGCCAG GCTGCAGGGACCCGAGACCAGGCGGGCCGGTTGCTGGCCGGCACCAAGGCCACACTGAGCCGGGCGAAGATGCTTCTGGCGACCATCCGGGCTATGGACGGCACCCTGAGCG AGCTCACATCCCAGATGGGCCACCTGGGGCTGGGCAATGCGTCGGCTCCGTCAGCTGAGCACCTTCGCCGGACGCTGGCTGAGGTGGAGCGGCTGCTGCGGGAGATGCGGGCCCGGGACCTGGGGGCCCCGAAGTCAGCGGCTGAGGCTGAGTTGGCGGCAGCACAGAGAC TGCTGGCCCGAGTGCAGGAGCAGCTGCACGGCCTCTGGGAGGAGAACCAGGCGCTGGCCACGCGCACTCGGGACTGGCTGGCCCAGCACGAGGCTGGCCTCATGGACCTGAGAGAAGCCTTGAACCGGGCAGTGGGCGCCACACGAGAGGCCCAGGAGCTCAACAGCCGCAACCAGGAGCGCCTGGAGGAAGCCCTG CAAAGGAAGCAGGAGCTGTCCCGGGACAATAGCACCTTGAGGGCCACTCTGAATGCAGCTAGGGACACCCTGGCCAGTGTGTTCAGATTGCTGCACAGTCTGGACCAGGCCAAGGAG GAGCTGGAGCGCCTCGCGGCCCGCCTGGATGGGGCTCGGACCCCGCTGCTAGAGAGGATGCGGACCTTCTCCCCGGCGGGCAGCAAGCTGCCTTTGGTGGAGGCCGCCGAGGCCCATGCCCAGCAGCTGGGCCAGCTGGCGCTCAACCTGTCCAG CAGTATCCTGGACATCAACCAGGACCGCCTCACCCAGAGGGCCATCGAGGCCTCCAGCGCCTACAGCCGCATCCTGCAGGCCGTGCAGGCTGCTGAGGACGCCGCTGGCCAGGCCCTGCAGCAGGCAGACCACACATGGGCG ACGGTGGTGCGGCAGGGCCTGGTGGGCCAAGCCCAGCAGCTGCTGGCCAACAGCAGTGCACTGGAGGACGCCGTGCTCCAGGAGCAGCGGAGGCTGGCTCTTG TGCGGACCACCCTCCGGGGCGCCGGGACGCAGCTGCGAGACGTCCGGGCCAGGAAGGACCAGCTGGAGGCGCACATCCAGGAGGTGCAGGCCATGCTCGCCATGGACACAG ACGAGACAAGCAAGAAGATTGCACATGCCAAGGCAGTGGCCGCTGAAGCCCAGGACATGGCCGCCCACGTGCAGTCCCAGCTGCAGGCCATGCAGGAGAGCGTGGAACGGTGGCAGGGCCAGTACGAGGGCCTGCAGGGCCGGGACCTGGGCCAGGCAGTGCTCGACGCAGGCCGCTCAG TGTCCACCCTGGAGAAGACACTGCCCCAGCTGCTGGCTAAGCTGAGTGTCCTGGAGAACCGCAGAGCCCACAACGCCAGCCTGGCCCTGTCTGCCAGCATCAGCCGTGTGCGAGGGCTCATCGCCCAGGCCCGGGGGGCTGCCAGCAAG GTCAAGGTCCCCATGAAGTTCAACGGACGCTCATGGGTGCAGCTGCGCACCCCACGGGATCTCGCCGACCTTGCTGCCTACACCGCCCTCAAGTTCTACCTGCAGGACCCAGAGCCTGCGCCTGGGCAGGGTGCCGGCGATCACTTTGTGATGTACATGGGCAGccgccag GCCACTGGAGACTACATGGGCGTATCTCTGCGTGACAAGAAGGTGCACTGGGTGTACCGGCTCGGCGACGCGGGCCCTGCAGTCCTGAGCATCGACGAGGATGTTGGGGAACAGTTCGCAGCTGTCAGCCTGGGCAG GACTCTTCAGTTTGGCCACATGTCCGTCACAGTGGAGAGACAGATGATCCAGGAAACCAAGGGTGACACGGTGGCCCCTGGGGCAGAGGGGCTGCTCAGCCTGCAGCCAGAGGACTTCGTCTTCTATGTCGGGGGGTACCCCAGTAACTTCACG CCCCCGCCACTGCTTCACTTCCCCGGCTACCGGGGTTGCATCGAGATGGACACACTGAACGAGGAGGTGGTCAGCCTCTACAACTTTGAGAGGACCTTCCAGCTGGACACAGCTGTCGACAGGCCTTGTGCCCG CTCCAAGTCCACTGGGGACCCGTGGCTCACAGACGGCTCCTACCTGGACGGCACCGGCTTTGCCCGCATCACCTTCGACAGTCAGATGAGCACCACCAAGCGCTTCGAGCAAGAGCTGCGGCTCGTGTCCTACAGCGGGATCCTCTTCTTCCTGAAGCAGCAG AGCCAGTTCCTATGCTTGGCCTTGCGAGACGGCAGCCTTGTGCTGCTTTATGACTTCGGCGCTGGCCTGAAGGAAGCTGTCCCGCTGCAACCCCCACCGCCCCTAACCGCAGCCAGCAAGGCG ATCCAGGTGTTCCTGCTCGGGGGCAGCCGCAAGCGCGTGCTGGTGCGCGTGGAGCGGGCCACGGTGTTCAGCGTGGAGCAGGACAGTGCCCTGGAGCAGGCCGATGCCTACTACCTGGGGGGCGCACCGCCCGACCAGCTGCCCCCAAG CCTGCGGCAGCTCTTCCCCACTGGAGGCTCAGTCCGAGGTTGCATCAAAGGTATCAAGGCCCTGGGCAAGTACGTGGACCTCAAGCGGCTGAACACGACGGGTGTGAGCGCCGGCTGCACCGCTGACCTGCTG GTGGAGCGTGCCATGACTTTCCACGGCCACGGTTTCCTTCCACTGGCGCTCCCGAACGTGGCACCCCTCACTGGTGACGTCTACTCCGGCTTCGGCTTCCACAGCACCCAGGACAGTGCCCTCCTCTACTACCGGCCATCACCG GATGGGCCATGCCAGGTGTCCCTGCAGCAGGGCCATGTGACCCTACGGCTCCTGAGAACGGAGGTGAAAACTCAGGGGGGCTTCGCCGATGGTGTCCCCCACTACGTCACATTCTACAGCAACACCACAGG GGTCTGGCTTTATGTTGATGACCAACTCCAGCAGATGAAGCCCTACCGGGGGCTGCCCTCTGAGCGCCATCCGCAGCCCGAGGGACCCCCGAGGCTCCTCCTGGGAGGTCTGCCTGAGTCTGGCACCTTTCACAACTTCAGTGGCTGCATCAGCAATGTTTTCGTGCGGCG GCTCCTGGGGCCGCAGCATGTGTTTGATCTGCAGCAGAACATGGGCAGCGTCAATGTGAGCACAGGCTGTGCCCCCGCCCTGCCAGCCCAGACCTCACGCCTTGGGCCTGGAGGACTGCAGGCCAGCAGACGGAAG GCTTCCCGCCGCAGCCGTCAGCCCTCCCAGGACCCTGCCTGCATGCTGCCCCCCTACCTCAGGACCACCCGAGACACCTACCAGTTTGGGGGTTCCCTGTCCAGTCACCTGGAGTTTGTGGGCATCCTGGCCCCACACAGGAACTG GCCCAGCCTCTCGCTGCACGTCCTCCCGCGAAGACCGCGAGGCCTCCTGCTCTTCACGGCCCCGGTGAAGCCTGGCAGCCCCTCCCTGGTGCTCTTCCTGAGTAATGGACACTTCGTCGCTCAGATGGAAGGCCTTGGGCCCCGGCTCCGTGTCCAGAGCCGCCAGCGCTCCCGGCTTGGCCACTGGCACACA GTCTCTGTGCGTTGGGAGAAGAACCGGATCCTGCTGCTGGTGGACGGGACCCGGGCCTGGAGCCAGGAGGGGCCGAGTTGGCAGCACCAGGGGGTGGAGcacccccagccccacacccTCTTTGTGGGGGGCCTTCCGGCCAGCAGCCACAGCTCCAAACTCCCG GTGACTGTCGGGTTCAGCGGCTGCGtgaagagactgaggctgcaCAGGAGGCCCCTGGGGGCCCCCACACGGCTGGCAGGGGTCACACCCTGCATCTTGGGCCCCCTGGAGGAGGGCCTGTTCTTCTTGGGCAGCGGGGGAGTTGTCACACGAG CTACACTGCCGGACGTGAGCCTGGAGCTGGAGGTGCGGCCCCTGGCTGTCGCTGGCCTCATTTTGcacctgggccaggcccaggcacCCCCCTACTTGCAGCTGGAGGTGACTGAGAAGCAG GTCTTGCTTCGGGCAGATGATGGAGCAGGAGAGTTCTCCACATCGGTGACCCGCTCCTCAGTGCTGTGTGACGGCCAGTGGCACCGGCTGGCAG tgACGAAAGTCAGGAATGTGCTCCGGCTGGAGGTGGATGCGTGGAGCAACCACACCGAGGGTCCCATGGCGGCCGTGGCCAGTGCTTCAGCCCCTCTGTACCTCGGGGGCCTGTCCGGTGAGTGTGGCCTTGGCCTGGCCTGGCGGGGCGGGGCTGCCCCTCAGGACCCACCCCCATCCCATCCTCCTGTGATGCAgaatgaggctgaggctgggtgggTCACGGATGCCTCAGAATGGCCCGTGGACTCCGGCTGCCCTCCAACCAGCCGCCTTCCCTCCCccctgcctccagagcccatggCTGCGCGGCCCTGGCCCCCCGCCTACCGGGGCTGCATGAGGCGGCTGGTGGTGAACCAGTCCCCCGTCGCCGTGACTGGCTCTGCAGAGGTCCACGGGGCAGTTGGGACTGGTGGCTGCCCGGCTGCGTAG